The following coding sequences are from one Pusillimonas sp. DMV24BSW_D window:
- a CDS encoding ABC transporter permease — translation MQREDLFRNTVPPTLFTIALFVIWEIVCRGWNIPLTILPAPSDIFIALWQYRAPIIDNSWVTLWTTLVGFLLATGGGLLLGIVVGWNKNLYTAIYPVLVGFNSVPKVAVVPILILWFGLGELPAIITAFLISFFPIVVNVATGLATTSPELEDVLRALGASKMDIMKKVSIPGALPYFFGSLKVAITLAFVGAVVSETVGANKGLGKLMLDAQAAFQVQIVFACLLVLAFLGIVLYAVTAMVEKRFTGWAFRGQNR, via the coding sequence TTGTTCGTGATCTGGGAAATTGTATGTAGAGGATGGAATATTCCACTCACTATTTTGCCGGCACCATCCGATATTTTTATTGCGTTATGGCAATATCGCGCCCCCATCATCGACAATTCCTGGGTAACACTATGGACAACCCTCGTGGGCTTCTTATTGGCAACAGGCGGCGGCTTGTTGCTGGGCATTGTCGTTGGTTGGAATAAAAACCTTTATACCGCAATCTATCCGGTTTTGGTCGGGTTCAATTCGGTACCGAAAGTGGCCGTCGTTCCTATCCTGATACTTTGGTTTGGTTTGGGTGAACTTCCCGCCATTATTACGGCTTTCCTCATTTCATTTTTCCCCATCGTGGTCAACGTTGCCACGGGCCTGGCAACCACCAGCCCGGAACTCGAAGACGTTCTGCGCGCACTGGGCGCTTCAAAAATGGACATCATGAAGAAAGTAAGCATCCCGGGCGCATTGCCCTACTTTTTCGGCTCACTCAAAGTGGCTATTACACTTGCATTTGTGGGGGCAGTGGTGTCGGAAACCGTTGGGGCAAACAAAGGCCTCGGTAAGCTCATGCTCGACGCACAGGCGGCTTTTCAGGTACAAATTGTTTTTGCCTGCTTGCTGGTACTCGCTTTCCTGGGCATTGTCCTGTATGCCGTTACCGCCATGGTTGAAAAGCGGTTCACGGGCTGGGCATTCCGTGGGCAAAACCGTTAA
- the pstB gene encoding phosphate ABC transporter ATP-binding protein PstB codes for MQTQNASANRIKLDVKNLSFYYGDFQAIRDVNLSIMENKVTAFIGPSGCGKSTLLRTFNRMFELYPGQRAEGEINLDGENILTSTMDISLIRAKIGMVFQKPTPFPMSIFDNIAFGVRLFEKLSKGEMEERVEWALTKAALWPEVKDKLHQSGNGLSGGQQQRLCIARGVAIKPEILLLDEPCSALDPISTAKIEELISELKADYTVVIVTHNMQQAARCSDYTAYMYLGELMEFGDTDSIFVKPQRKETEDYITGRFG; via the coding sequence ATGCAAACACAGAACGCTTCTGCTAATCGAATCAAGCTTGATGTTAAGAATTTAAGCTTTTATTACGGTGATTTTCAGGCAATTCGCGACGTTAACCTTTCCATTATGGAGAACAAGGTAACAGCCTTTATTGGCCCATCGGGTTGCGGAAAGTCAACGTTATTGCGCACTTTCAATCGCATGTTTGAGCTATATCCGGGGCAGCGCGCTGAAGGCGAGATTAATCTGGATGGCGAAAATATCCTAACGTCGACCATGGATATTTCGCTAATACGCGCCAAAATCGGGATGGTTTTCCAGAAGCCTACGCCATTTCCCATGAGTATCTTCGACAATATTGCTTTCGGTGTTCGTTTATTCGAAAAGCTGAGCAAAGGTGAAATGGAAGAGCGTGTTGAGTGGGCATTGACTAAAGCGGCATTGTGGCCGGAAGTGAAAGACAAATTGCATCAAAGTGGGAATGGTTTGTCGGGTGGGCAGCAACAGCGTTTGTGTATTGCTCGCGGTGTTGCGATTAAGCCTGAAATTTTATTGCTTGATGAACCTTGCTCTGCGCTCGACCCTATTTCCACAGCCAAAATCGAAGAGCTTATTAGCGAGTTGAAGGCCGACTACACGGTGGTGATTGTTACGCACAATATGCAGCAGGCAGCACGCTGCTCCGATTACACTGCCTATATGTACTTGGGCGAACTGATGGAGTTTGGCGACACAGACAGCATTTTCGTGAAGCCCCAGCGCAAGGAAACGGAAGACTATATTACCGGGCGTTTCGGGTGA
- the pstA gene encoding phosphate ABC transporter permease PstA → MFNTDSTVTLQNPVFKRRRLVNKLMLALALSALAFGLFWLFWIIYTLIVKGGGALSLTLLTQPTPPPGAAGGLLNAIIGSVLMAFFGTLIGTPIGILAGTYLAEYGKTGWLAPATRFLNDVLLSAPSIVIGLFIYAIYVAQVGHYSGWAGACALAILVIPVVVRSTDNMLSLVPNSLREAAAALGCPQWKIITLISYRAARSGMITGILLAIARISGETAPLLFTALNNQFMSLNMNAPMANLPVVIFQYAASPFQDWNDLAWAGAVLITLLVLGINILARVLFRKK, encoded by the coding sequence ATGTTCAATACTGATTCAACCGTAACGTTGCAGAATCCGGTCTTCAAAAGACGGCGGCTTGTAAATAAGCTGATGTTGGCGTTGGCGCTGAGCGCGCTTGCGTTTGGTTTGTTTTGGCTGTTCTGGATTATTTACACCTTAATCGTGAAAGGCGGCGGCGCGTTGTCGTTGACTTTGTTGACACAGCCTACTCCCCCGCCTGGTGCGGCCGGCGGGTTGTTGAACGCCATTATCGGCAGTGTACTAATGGCGTTTTTCGGTACGCTTATTGGCACACCTATTGGTATTTTGGCCGGTACTTACCTGGCTGAATACGGTAAAACCGGTTGGTTGGCACCGGCCACGCGTTTTCTCAATGACGTGTTGCTGTCTGCGCCATCAATCGTGATTGGCTTGTTCATTTATGCCATTTATGTTGCGCAAGTTGGGCATTATTCGGGTTGGGCAGGTGCATGCGCTTTGGCCATTCTTGTGATTCCGGTTGTTGTGCGGTCAACTGACAATATGTTGAGTCTGGTGCCCAACAGCCTGCGTGAAGCCGCTGCGGCTTTAGGTTGCCCGCAGTGGAAAATTATTACTTTGATCAGCTATCGCGCAGCCCGCTCGGGCATGATTACGGGCATTCTGTTGGCAATTGCGCGTATTTCCGGTGAAACAGCACCATTGCTGTTCACTGCGCTGAATAATCAATTTATGTCTTTGAATATGAACGCGCCGATGGCCAATTTGCCGGTTGTAATTTTTCAATATGCGGCCAGCCCATTTCAAGATTGGAATGACCTTGCATGGGCCGGGGCGGTTTTGATCACGCTCTTGGTCTTGGGTATCAACATTCTTGCGCGCGTACTTTTCCGGAAAAAATAA
- the pstC gene encoding phosphate ABC transporter permease subunit PstC — protein sequence MKTLSSGLMDLLFKNLTRTFAFLVFILLAAIMVSLIYGSRQSISEYGFSFLWTNDWNPVEDSYGALVPIVGTLLTSVIALIIAVPISFGIAMFLTELAPNWLKRPLGTAIEMLAAIPSIIYGMWGLFVFVPIFQSYVQPALIAFFEPIPVLGQLFAGPPFGIGVFTAGLILSIMIIPFISAVMRDVFELVPPLLKESAYGLGGTTWEVVWKVILPYTKHGVVGGIMLGLGRALGETMAVTFVIGNSFNLPESLFAPSNSIASALANEFNEAGGMQKSALLELGLILFLITTVVLAFSKLLLSRLGRNDGVAH from the coding sequence ATGAAAACGCTTTCATCCGGCTTAATGGACCTGTTGTTTAAGAACCTGACGCGAACGTTTGCGTTTTTAGTGTTCATTTTGCTTGCGGCCATTATGGTGTCGCTTATTTATGGAAGCCGACAGTCTATTTCCGAATACGGTTTCAGCTTCCTCTGGACGAATGACTGGAACCCTGTTGAGGATAGCTACGGCGCGCTGGTTCCCATTGTCGGTACATTGTTAACCTCGGTGATCGCGCTCATTATTGCGGTACCGATTTCGTTCGGCATCGCCATGTTCTTAACGGAACTGGCGCCTAATTGGCTAAAACGACCTTTAGGTACGGCAATTGAAATGCTGGCTGCGATCCCTTCCATTATTTACGGAATGTGGGGCCTGTTTGTTTTCGTGCCGATATTCCAGTCGTATGTGCAACCCGCGCTCATCGCCTTTTTCGAGCCTATTCCGGTTCTGGGGCAGTTGTTTGCCGGGCCGCCGTTTGGTATTGGCGTGTTCACCGCCGGTTTGATTCTCTCGATCATGATTATTCCTTTCATCTCGGCGGTAATGCGAGATGTATTTGAATTGGTTCCCCCTTTGTTGAAAGAGTCTGCATATGGATTGGGTGGCACTACGTGGGAAGTGGTGTGGAAAGTTATTTTGCCCTATACCAAACATGGGGTTGTGGGTGGAATTATGCTGGGGTTGGGGCGCGCTTTGGGTGAAACCATGGCGGTGACATTTGTAATTGGTAATTCTTTCAATTTGCCGGAATCATTGTTTGCTCCGTCGAACTCAATTGCATCGGCATTGGCCAACGAATTTAATGAGGCAGGGGGGATGCAAAAGTCTGCTCTGCTTGAATTAGGGTTGATTTTGTTCCTGATCACAACCGTCGTGCTGGCGTTTTCCAAATTGTTGTTGTCGCGTCTTGGCAGAAATGACGGTGTGGCGCACTAA
- the pstS gene encoding phosphate ABC transporter substrate-binding protein PstS — translation MFKRVLKQVSFGIAIGAASLAAQAADITGAGASFPYPIYAKWAAKYQEVTGNRVNYQSIGSGGGQQQIIAKTVDFGASDDPMKAELLKEHNLFQFPAIIGGTVPVINVEGIEPGQLKLTPQVLANIFLGKITKWDDEAIKAINPDVKLPSASIIVVHRSDGSGTTFGWTNYLSKVSPEWKETVGEGKAVKWPTGQGGKGNEGVAAYVRQLKNSIGYVEYAYAKQNGLSWTALQNRDGKYVQPSQEAFAAAAANADWKSAPGMGVVLTNEPGADSWPVTSASFILMHKVQANPETAAEVLKFFNWAFAEGAGMAKELDYVPLPKQVTDQIAQAWKTEIKAEDGSAIWK, via the coding sequence ATGTTTAAACGTGTTCTAAAACAAGTTTCTTTTGGTATCGCCATTGGCGCTGCCTCTTTGGCCGCTCAGGCAGCCGATATCACAGGCGCCGGCGCTTCTTTTCCCTATCCAATCTATGCCAAGTGGGCAGCCAAGTATCAGGAAGTGACGGGCAATCGTGTGAACTACCAGTCGATTGGTTCCGGTGGTGGTCAGCAACAGATTATTGCCAAAACAGTTGACTTCGGCGCTTCCGACGACCCGATGAAGGCAGAGCTGCTCAAAGAGCACAACCTTTTTCAGTTCCCCGCTATTATTGGTGGTACGGTTCCAGTGATCAACGTGGAAGGTATTGAGCCAGGTCAATTAAAGCTCACCCCCCAAGTTTTGGCGAATATTTTCCTGGGCAAAATCACAAAGTGGGATGACGAGGCGATCAAAGCGATTAACCCCGATGTAAAACTGCCTTCTGCGTCGATTATCGTGGTTCACCGCTCCGACGGCTCCGGCACCACGTTCGGCTGGACAAACTACCTGTCGAAAGTTTCCCCAGAGTGGAAAGAGACGGTTGGTGAAGGTAAAGCCGTTAAATGGCCTACCGGCCAGGGTGGTAAAGGTAACGAAGGCGTTGCCGCTTATGTTCGCCAGTTGAAAAACTCAATTGGATACGTCGAATATGCCTATGCGAAACAAAACGGTTTGTCTTGGACTGCTTTGCAGAACCGTGACGGCAAATATGTACAGCCTTCGCAAGAAGCGTTTGCTGCCGCCGCAGCCAATGCCGATTGGAAAAGTGCGCCCGGCATGGGGGTTGTTTTAACTAACGAACCGGGTGCGGATTCCTGGCCTGTTACTTCCGCCTCTTTCATTCTGATGCACAAGGTACAGGCTAATCCTGAAACCGCAGCGGAAGTTTTGAAGTTCTTCAACTGGGCATTTGCTGAAGGTGCGGGAATGGCTAAAGAGCTTGATTATGTCCCTCTGCCCAAGCAAGTAACCGATCAAATTGCCCAAGCATGGAAAACCGAGATCAAAGCTGAAGATGGCTCGGCGATTTGGAAGTAA
- the ppk1 gene encoding polyphosphate kinase 1: MPSIVPASPMQPALLNRELSLLKFNERVLAMAEYDSTPLLERLRYVCIVSSNLDEFFEIRISSLKEQLARNAHMVGPDGYTPGEAFDRVQLATRQLVEKQYSLLTNQILPKLAKEGIGLTDPLRWTEEQRLWAHEIFMRDVMPLLTPIGLDPAHPFPRVFNKSLNFIVALSGEDAFGRPGHIAIVQAPRALPRVIRMPPEVAGIPHGFILLSTLISEFVGELFPGLEVSGCYQWRVTRNSDLFVDEEEITNLRLALQGELSQRNFGAAVRLEVDHVIPQKLVAFLQQEFLLEPHDTYKVNGPVNLSRLMQVCNLVDRPELFFPDYRPRVPSPFADISHHPSAIFEIIGKKDYLLHHPYQSFQPVLDFLVAAARDPDVVAIKQTIYRTGEDSELMAVLLAAAKAGKEVTVVVELMARFDEQTNINWASRLEEVGAHVSYGVVGHKTHAKMALVLRREKGHIRRYGHLGTGNYHMRTTRLYTDFGLLTANPRMCEDMDKVFSLLTGLGSRRPLQLLLQSPFTLHDTVIALIQREAEHAKAGRKASIKAKMNSLLERQVIDALYQASQAGVKVDLVVRGACALRAGVPGLSENIRLRSIVGRFLEHSRVFYFYDNGTEHVYLSSADWMDRNFFRRVEVGFPVLDKVLKKRVISESFSWAMRDNQLAWRALPNGAYQKVKGRGRAVNMQEKLMELLDK, from the coding sequence ATGCCGTCGATCGTTCCTGCGTCACCGATGCAGCCTGCGCTGCTTAATCGTGAATTGTCCTTACTTAAGTTCAATGAGCGGGTGTTGGCGATGGCTGAGTATGATTCGACCCCGTTGCTGGAACGCCTGCGTTATGTTTGTATTGTCAGTTCAAATCTCGATGAGTTCTTTGAAATCCGGATTTCAAGCCTTAAAGAGCAGCTGGCCCGCAACGCGCATATGGTTGGGCCCGACGGCTACACGCCGGGCGAGGCATTTGATCGCGTTCAGCTCGCCACGAGGCAGTTGGTTGAAAAGCAATATAGTCTCTTAACCAATCAAATTCTTCCCAAGCTGGCTAAAGAAGGGATAGGCCTGACCGATCCGTTGCGCTGGACCGAAGAGCAGCGGCTGTGGGCTCATGAGATTTTTATGCGCGACGTGATGCCGCTGCTCACGCCAATCGGGCTCGACCCGGCACACCCTTTCCCGCGTGTATTCAACAAAAGTTTGAATTTTATTGTCGCGTTGTCGGGCGAAGACGCGTTTGGTCGACCAGGCCATATTGCTATTGTGCAGGCGCCGCGCGCGTTGCCCCGCGTGATTAGAATGCCACCGGAAGTGGCGGGTATACCACATGGTTTCATTTTGCTTTCAACTCTGATCAGTGAGTTCGTGGGAGAGTTATTCCCCGGGCTTGAGGTGAGCGGTTGTTACCAGTGGCGTGTAACGCGTAACAGCGATCTTTTCGTCGATGAGGAAGAAATTACCAACTTGCGCCTTGCGCTTCAAGGGGAGTTGTCGCAGCGCAATTTTGGGGCTGCGGTTCGTCTTGAGGTTGATCATGTCATACCGCAAAAGCTGGTGGCTTTCCTGCAGCAAGAGTTTTTGCTTGAGCCTCACGATACCTATAAAGTGAATGGGCCGGTTAATCTTTCCCGTCTCATGCAGGTATGTAACCTGGTCGATCGCCCTGAGTTGTTTTTTCCTGATTATCGTCCAAGGGTACCTTCGCCTTTTGCCGATATTTCCCACCACCCTTCGGCAATTTTCGAGATTATCGGGAAAAAAGACTACTTGCTGCACCACCCTTATCAGTCTTTTCAGCCCGTTCTGGATTTTTTGGTGGCGGCGGCGCGCGATCCGGATGTTGTGGCTATCAAACAAACTATTTACCGAACGGGGGAGGACTCCGAGTTGATGGCGGTTCTTCTGGCCGCCGCCAAGGCGGGGAAGGAAGTGACGGTTGTTGTTGAGCTCATGGCGCGCTTTGACGAGCAGACCAATATTAACTGGGCATCCCGTTTGGAAGAGGTTGGGGCGCACGTGAGTTATGGGGTGGTAGGCCACAAAACGCACGCCAAAATGGCGCTTGTACTACGCCGGGAAAAAGGGCACATAAGGCGCTACGGACACTTGGGTACCGGTAATTACCATATGCGCACGACGCGGTTGTATACCGACTTCGGGTTACTGACTGCAAACCCGCGGATGTGCGAAGACATGGATAAAGTATTTTCATTGTTAACCGGGTTGGGGTCGCGTCGTCCGTTGCAGTTGCTTTTACAGTCGCCCTTTACGTTGCATGACACTGTCATTGCGTTGATTCAACGCGAAGCAGAGCACGCCAAAGCGGGTCGGAAAGCCAGTATTAAGGCGAAAATGAACTCCTTGCTGGAGCGTCAGGTGATTGATGCGCTTTACCAGGCAAGCCAGGCCGGCGTGAAGGTGGATTTGGTTGTTCGGGGGGCATGCGCATTGCGTGCCGGCGTGCCGGGGTTGTCGGAAAATATCCGTTTACGGTCTATTGTGGGGCGTTTTCTTGAACATTCACGGGTGTTTTATTTTTACGATAACGGAACCGAGCATGTTTATTTATCTTCCGCTGATTGGATGGACCGTAATTTTTTCCGCCGGGTTGAGGTTGGGTTTCCGGTGCTTGATAAGGTTTTGAAAAAACGCGTTATTAGCGAATCGTTCAGTTGGGCCATGCGTGATAACCAACTGGCATGGCGAGCGCTTCCGAATGGCGCATATCAAAAGGTCAAGGGGCGGGGGCGTGCGGTCAATATGCAGGAAAAACTCATGGAATTGCTCGATAAGTAA
- a CDS encoding Ppx/GppA phosphatase family protein: MDHLLAAVDLGSNSFRLSIGRVVQQDNIAHIYAVDRLKESVRLAAGLGPDNRLDNASIERALTILRRYGERLTGFDPDRVRAVATSTFRVARNVDEILPRAEEALGFPIEVISGQEEARLIFSGVANELPPSDNKRLVIDIGGGSTEVIIGKSFEPMQLSSLLMGCVSYTQKYFPDSVVSGERMDKAVLAARREFEGVAKRFRKMGWQEAYGSSGTAKGLFAVLTDSHMSRQGITLDGLEKLRRKLVEDRQVIVEELPGLKESRAAVLPGGLAIMLAAFYELGIETMMQGEGALRVGVLYDLLGRESKHDKRDETVRQFMRRYHIDQGQATRVRACALHLFNTIPVNKEEKEDLQKWLGWAADLHELGMSITAEDYHKHGAYILKHADMPGFSTDEQAIISWFTLGHSGKLRKLKTYRPTWGQWVALLCMRLSALLMRPRENLGRIPLSLMVKGRALTITINSAWLKAHPLTEYSLQNEVNEWEKAGFKIILAAQ; this comes from the coding sequence ATGGATCACTTACTTGCGGCCGTCGATCTCGGTTCAAACAGCTTCCGGCTCTCTATAGGCCGCGTGGTGCAACAAGACAATATCGCACATATTTACGCCGTTGATCGACTAAAAGAGTCGGTGCGTCTGGCCGCCGGTTTGGGGCCCGACAATCGCCTTGACAATGCATCCATAGAACGCGCCCTTACCATTCTTCGACGCTACGGGGAACGACTGACAGGGTTTGACCCTGATCGTGTGCGCGCCGTCGCCACCAGCACCTTCCGGGTTGCCCGTAATGTCGATGAAATATTGCCGCGCGCCGAAGAAGCTTTGGGTTTTCCCATTGAAGTGATTTCAGGGCAAGAGGAAGCGCGGCTTATTTTCTCAGGCGTTGCAAACGAGCTGCCTCCTTCCGACAATAAACGCCTTGTTATCGACATTGGCGGGGGTTCAACCGAAGTCATTATCGGGAAAAGCTTTGAACCCATGCAATTGTCTTCATTGCTCATGGGCTGCGTAAGTTACACGCAAAAATATTTTCCTGACAGCGTCGTGTCGGGCGAACGGATGGACAAAGCCGTGCTGGCCGCACGGCGCGAATTCGAAGGCGTGGCCAAACGATTTCGGAAAATGGGCTGGCAAGAGGCCTATGGCTCTTCAGGCACTGCGAAAGGTTTGTTTGCCGTACTAACCGATTCACACATGTCAAGGCAAGGCATTACACTCGACGGCCTGGAAAAACTGCGCCGAAAACTGGTGGAAGATCGCCAGGTTATTGTAGAAGAACTGCCTGGCTTGAAAGAATCCCGAGCAGCTGTTCTGCCCGGCGGGCTGGCCATTATGCTGGCGGCATTTTACGAACTGGGAATTGAAACCATGATGCAGGGCGAAGGTGCCTTGCGGGTGGGAGTACTTTACGATCTTCTGGGACGCGAATCAAAACACGACAAACGAGACGAAACCGTTCGCCAGTTTATGCGTCGCTATCATATCGACCAAGGTCAGGCCACGCGAGTCAGAGCCTGTGCGCTCCATTTATTTAATACGATTCCGGTTAATAAAGAAGAAAAAGAAGATTTACAGAAATGGCTGGGCTGGGCGGCAGACCTGCACGAACTGGGAATGTCCATTACCGCAGAGGACTACCACAAACACGGTGCGTATATCCTCAAACATGCAGACATGCCGGGTTTTTCCACAGATGAGCAGGCTATTATTTCCTGGTTTACGTTAGGGCACTCAGGGAAACTTAGAAAACTGAAAACCTATCGCCCTACCTGGGGTCAATGGGTTGCCCTGCTTTGCATGAGGTTGTCTGCATTATTAATGCGGCCCCGAGAGAATCTAGGCCGGATACCGTTAAGCCTGATGGTTAAAGGCCGTGCATTGACCATTACGATAAATTCCGCCTGGCTTAAGGCGCATCCACTCACCGAATATTCTTTACAGAATGAAGTGAATGAATGGGAAAAAGCCGGATTTAAAATTATTTTAGCGGCTCAGTAA
- a CDS encoding GNAT family N-acetyltransferase, producing MLELVRVNATVDTAAVWPKSPVEGLVMGLARTNEELEAIQRLRYKVFTEEMNAVFPDAVDGLDADRYDPWCEHVMVKEINTGRVVGTYRFLPPTNVAKAGGYYSESEFDISTLASLRSDMAEVGRSCIHADYRNGSVIMLLWSGIATLMKQQGLRYMLGCASVSLRDDGVTAAEVWRTACKMLNERPEVPRVVPRHCYPVERLNSSLPARIPPLIKGYLKLGATICGEPAWDPDFNTADFPVLLDMNRLDERYRKHFGLD from the coding sequence ATGCTAGAGCTTGTGCGTGTGAACGCAACTGTCGATACCGCTGCCGTGTGGCCTAAATCACCCGTAGAGGGCTTGGTTATGGGTCTGGCCCGCACCAATGAAGAGCTGGAGGCAATTCAGCGGCTTAGGTACAAGGTATTTACCGAAGAAATGAACGCGGTGTTTCCCGACGCGGTCGACGGTCTCGATGCAGATCGTTATGATCCTTGGTGCGAACACGTCATGGTGAAAGAAATCAATACAGGCCGTGTGGTTGGTACGTATCGGTTTCTTCCGCCCACCAATGTTGCCAAGGCGGGTGGTTACTACTCTGAATCAGAGTTTGATATTTCAACGCTCGCGTCTTTACGTTCCGATATGGCAGAGGTGGGGCGCTCTTGCATCCACGCCGACTATCGGAACGGATCGGTCATCATGTTGTTGTGGTCGGGTATTGCCACTCTGATGAAACAACAGGGGTTACGCTATATGTTGGGTTGTGCCAGCGTGAGTTTACGCGACGATGGCGTTACCGCAGCGGAAGTGTGGCGTACAGCCTGCAAAATGTTAAATGAACGCCCAGAGGTGCCCAGGGTTGTGCCACGCCATTGTTATCCGGTTGAGCGATTGAACAGTTCTCTGCCGGCGCGTATTCCACCGCTCATCAAAGGTTACCTGAAGCTGGGTGCCACGATTTGCGGCGAGCCGGCCTGGGACCCCGATTTCAACACGGCTGACTTTCCTGTTTTGCTCGATATGAACCGGCTTGATGAACGCTATCGCAAACATTTTGGGCTCGATTAG
- the glmM gene encoding phosphoglucosamine mutase, whose product MSQRKYFGTDGVRGVVGGATINPYFALKLGFAAGQVLARHHTHGRGRPTVIIGKDTRISGYMLESALEAGLSAAGVDVLLAGPVPTPAVAYLTRALRLTAGIVISASHNPYHDNGIKFFSAYGMKLPDAIESEIEAAIDGELGCVSSESLGRARRVEDAAGRYIEFCKSTFPNHLDLSDLRLVVDAAHGAAYHIAPHVFRELGAEVVEIGCQPDGFNINEGVGALHPENLARTVREEGADLGIALDGDADRLQMVDADGRVYNGDELLYVLVKGRLANGPVAGVVGTLMTNLGFEKQMQALGVGFARANVGDRYVLELMQQKGWLYGGESSGHLLSLDCHTTGDGIIAALQVLTAIRKTGLDLPELVAGLYMYPQKMVNVGLEPGIDWEKHAGLLAARARVEEKLGERGRVLIRASGTEPKLRLMVEAEEADLAEQCVRELVAVNLTKQ is encoded by the coding sequence ATGAGTCAACGAAAATACTTTGGTACGGACGGCGTTCGTGGTGTTGTGGGTGGGGCAACGATTAATCCCTATTTCGCGTTGAAGCTGGGTTTTGCCGCCGGACAGGTGTTGGCGCGTCATCATACGCATGGTCGCGGACGGCCAACCGTTATTATCGGTAAAGATACCCGCATCTCGGGGTATATGCTTGAATCTGCACTTGAAGCTGGGTTATCGGCTGCCGGGGTTGATGTCCTGTTGGCTGGGCCGGTTCCAACCCCCGCAGTTGCTTATCTGACACGTGCTTTGCGCCTGACGGCCGGTATCGTTATTAGCGCGTCGCATAATCCTTATCATGACAACGGCATCAAGTTTTTTTCTGCTTATGGCATGAAGTTGCCCGATGCGATTGAGTCTGAGATCGAGGCGGCCATTGACGGTGAATTGGGGTGTGTTAGTTCGGAATCATTGGGTCGAGCCCGACGAGTCGAAGACGCTGCAGGGCGCTATATTGAATTTTGCAAAAGCACGTTTCCCAATCATCTCGATTTGTCGGATTTGCGTTTGGTTGTCGATGCAGCTCATGGGGCGGCCTATCATATCGCGCCGCACGTGTTTCGTGAACTCGGTGCCGAAGTAGTGGAAATCGGTTGTCAACCCGATGGATTCAATATTAATGAAGGTGTGGGCGCATTACATCCTGAAAATCTGGCTCGCACTGTGCGTGAAGAAGGGGCCGACCTGGGCATTGCACTAGACGGAGATGCCGATCGTTTACAAATGGTTGATGCCGACGGGCGCGTCTACAACGGCGATGAGTTGCTTTATGTTTTGGTGAAAGGGCGCCTGGCGAACGGCCCGGTTGCGGGCGTTGTGGGTACGCTCATGACGAATCTGGGTTTTGAAAAGCAGATGCAGGCATTGGGCGTCGGTTTCGCGCGCGCCAACGTCGGCGATCGTTATGTGCTTGAACTGATGCAGCAAAAGGGTTGGCTTTACGGGGGGGAAAGTTCCGGTCACTTGCTCAGCCTCGACTGTCACACCACGGGAGATGGCATTATTGCCGCTCTGCAGGTATTAACGGCGATACGTAAAACGGGCCTGGATTTGCCCGAATTGGTGGCCGGCTTGTATATGTACCCGCAAAAAATGGTGAATGTAGGGCTTGAGCCGGGTATTGACTGGGAAAAACATGCCGGCTTGCTTGCGGCGCGTGCGCGGGTCGAGGAGAAGTTGGGTGAGCGGGGGCGGGTTTTGATCAGGGCTTCCGGAACCGAGCCAAAATTGCGTTTAATGGTTGAGGCTGAGGAGGCTGACTTGGCCGAGCAATGTGTGCGAGAATTGGTTGCAGTGAATTTAACAAAGCAGTAA